In Phaeobacter gallaeciensis DSM 26640, a genomic segment contains:
- a CDS encoding amidohydrolase: protein MTPDRLAQLMQLRHALHQIPEVSGAEEKTAAFITGYLRGYDPDQLLTGLGGHGVAAVYDGVAEGPTVMIRCELDGLPIEEISDQPYRSTHAGRGHLCGHDGHMTIVAALAEELAARRPARGRAVLLFQPAEETGQGARAVLADSRFAQIAPDYAFSLHNLPGRRVGDVALCSGAANCASRGMRIRLTGKTSHAAAPQDGISPAGAMAQLLSGLVALGGGGDLGADYALVTLTHARLGEATFGIAPGEGEVWATLRTVNDARMERLIAEADDLIRQICAECGLGVEISFDDVFEACTNDGEAVAILQTACRAAGHPVALRDQPQRWSEDFGQFGKSARAAMVWLGSGEMQPQLHNPDYDFPDDAIPVGVSIFASTLKEILG from the coding sequence ATGACGCCGGACCGTCTGGCGCAGCTGATGCAGCTGCGCCACGCGTTGCACCAGATCCCGGAAGTGTCGGGCGCCGAGGAAAAGACTGCGGCCTTCATCACTGGCTATCTGCGCGGGTATGATCCTGACCAGCTGCTGACGGGCCTGGGTGGGCACGGTGTTGCGGCCGTCTATGACGGCGTGGCGGAAGGGCCGACCGTGATGATCCGCTGTGAGCTGGACGGACTGCCGATTGAAGAGATTTCTGACCAACCCTATCGCTCTACCCATGCCGGGCGCGGGCATCTCTGTGGGCATGACGGGCATATGACCATCGTTGCCGCGCTGGCAGAGGAACTGGCGGCACGGCGACCGGCACGGGGCCGTGCGGTGCTGTTGTTCCAGCCGGCGGAAGAGACGGGGCAGGGCGCACGGGCGGTGCTTGCGGATTCCCGGTTTGCTCAGATTGCACCGGATTATGCGTTTTCTTTGCACAATCTTCCGGGCCGGCGGGTTGGCGATGTGGCCTTATGTTCCGGGGCGGCCAATTGTGCGTCTCGCGGGATGCGCATCCGACTAACGGGAAAGACGTCCCATGCGGCGGCCCCGCAGGACGGGATTTCACCGGCGGGGGCCATGGCGCAGCTGCTGTCGGGGCTGGTGGCGCTTGGCGGCGGGGGTGATCTCGGCGCAGACTATGCGCTGGTCACGTTGACCCATGCGCGCTTGGGCGAGGCAACTTTTGGCATCGCGCCCGGTGAGGGCGAGGTCTGGGCGACCTTGCGCACCGTCAATGATGCGCGGATGGAGAGGCTGATTGCCGAGGCCGATGATCTGATACGTCAGATCTGCGCGGAGTGTGGCCTGGGTGTTGAGATCAGCTTTGATGATGTGTTCGAGGCCTGTACCAATGATGGAGAGGCTGTTGCGATCCTGCAGACGGCCTGCCGCGCGGCAGGGCATCCCGTTGCCCTGCGTGATCAACCGCAGCGCTGGTCCGAGGATTTTGGCCAGTTTGGGAAGAGCGCACGGGCCGCGATGGTCTGGCTCGGATCAGGTGAAATGCAGCCGCAACTTCATAATCCTGACTATGATTTTCCCGATGACGCGATCCCGGTTGGCGTGTCCATTTTTGCATCCACCCTCAAGGAAATTCTGGGATAA
- the lipA gene encoding lipoyl synthase — translation MRDLKIPEQRHPEKAHRPDNAQPKKPSWIRVKAPGGKGYAETHKIMRENNLVTVCEEAGCPNVGECWSQGHATMMIMGEICTRGCTFCNIATGRPDTLDAFEPGRVAHAVQKLGLNHVVITSVDRDDLEDGGAEHFAQTIRAVRHRSPKTTIEILTPDFLKCAPEVLETVVEARPDVFNHNLETVPGLYPGVRPGARYFHSLRLLQRVKEMEPAIFTKSGIMVGLGENAQEVKQVMDDMRAADIDFLTIGQYLQPTPKHHAVDRFVTPEEFESYEKAAYGKGFLMVSATPLTRSSYHAGDDFAQLRAARNKKLGLA, via the coding sequence GTGCGAGATCTGAAAATCCCCGAGCAACGCCACCCGGAAAAGGCCCATCGTCCTGACAACGCTCAGCCGAAAAAGCCAAGCTGGATCCGGGTCAAGGCGCCAGGGGGCAAGGGCTACGCCGAAACGCATAAGATCATGCGTGAGAACAACCTCGTTACCGTCTGCGAGGAGGCCGGCTGTCCCAATGTTGGCGAATGCTGGAGCCAGGGTCATGCCACCATGATGATCATGGGCGAAATCTGTACTCGTGGTTGTACTTTTTGCAATATCGCCACCGGGCGTCCGGACACTTTGGATGCGTTTGAGCCGGGGCGGGTGGCCCATGCGGTGCAGAAGCTGGGGCTGAATCACGTGGTGATCACCTCCGTGGATCGCGATGATCTTGAAGATGGCGGCGCGGAGCATTTCGCCCAGACCATTCGCGCGGTGCGTCACCGCAGCCCGAAGACCACGATTGAGATCCTGACGCCGGACTTCCTGAAATGCGCGCCTGAGGTGCTGGAAACCGTGGTTGAGGCGCGTCCTGATGTCTTCAACCATAATCTGGAAACTGTTCCGGGACTTTATCCCGGTGTGCGGCCCGGCGCGCGGTATTTCCACTCGCTGCGGTTGCTGCAACGGGTGAAGGAGATGGAGCCGGCGATCTTTACCAAATCCGGCATCATGGTCGGCCTTGGCGAGAATGCGCAGGAGGTGAAGCAGGTGATGGACGACATGCGCGCGGCGGACATCGATTTCCTGACCATTGGCCAGTATCTCCAGCCAACGCCCAAGCATCACGCAGTTGATCGCTTCGTCACGCCGGAAGAGTTTGAAAGCTATGAGAAAGCCGCCTATGGTAAGGGCTTTCTGATGGTTTCGGCAACGCCGCTGACCCGGTCGTCCTACCATGCGGGGGATGATTTCGCCCAGCTGCGCGCCGCCCGCAATAAGAAGCTCGGCCTGGCATGA
- a CDS encoding DUF6477 family protein, whose protein sequence is MQDIFGHLAALRRPRLLVRTARIGAGDYSRQRDLKRVLGYGTLPKPAAAVMRLLDLERDHNRRREAGDSGYSLTRHVDVLIALMGEADGLRRPGLNLT, encoded by the coding sequence ATGCAGGATATCTTTGGTCATCTGGCCGCTTTGCGCCGCCCTCGGCTTTTGGTACGGACAGCGAGGATCGGGGCTGGCGACTATAGCCGACAGCGTGATCTGAAAAGGGTGCTCGGGTATGGTACATTGCCCAAACCTGCGGCAGCCGTGATGCGGCTTCTGGACCTGGAACGCGATCACAATCGCAGGCGTGAAGCGGGAGATTCCGGGTATTCGCTGACACGTCACGTCGACGTGTTGATTGCTCTGATGGGCGAAGCAGACGGGCTGCGCCGCCCCGGTCTGAACCTAACCTGA
- a CDS encoding trimethylamine--corrinoid methyltransferase, whose product MTEAAPAAPRRRARGGGGAARRAERTGVKIDTAKYIERNIPNFEVLGEEALQAIEANAETILEEVGVNFVNNPAALERWREAGAIIDGERVRIPRGLARELCKTAPSEFTQHARNPEKSVVVGGKNMVLAPVYGPPFVRDAKGGRRYATLDDFQKFVKLGYMSKWLHHSGGTVCEPTDVPVNKRHLDMLMAHMTLSDKPFMGSVTEPSRAQDSIEMCEILFGKDFVRDNTVMTSLININSPMTFDDVMMGALEVYAAHNQACIISPFIVGGAMAPVSVAGTLVQVLAEVLAGVAYSQLIRPGAPVIFGAMVTSIDMNSGAPTFGTPEASQITYGAGQLARRLGLPFRSAGSFCGSKLPDAQAAYETANSLNMGLLAGVNFQLHSCGWLEGGLVADFEKFVMDADQLGALHGLAKGVVVDDDTLAMGAIREVGPGGHYLGCEHTQANFKTAFWKSDLLDYKPFETWEEEGARDTVALASNRVETLLNAYEAPPLDPEVLSKLEAYVAEKKASMPDAFM is encoded by the coding sequence ATGACAGAAGCAGCTCCAGCAGCACCGCGCCGCCGCGCACGTGGAGGCGGTGGTGCCGCCCGTCGCGCAGAACGTACCGGCGTCAAGATCGACACCGCAAAATACATTGAGCGGAACATCCCGAACTTTGAAGTGCTGGGCGAAGAGGCCCTGCAGGCAATCGAAGCCAACGCCGAAACCATCCTCGAAGAGGTGGGCGTCAATTTCGTGAACAACCCCGCCGCGCTGGAGCGCTGGCGTGAAGCTGGCGCCATCATTGATGGGGAACGGGTTCGCATCCCGCGTGGTCTGGCGCGTGAGCTGTGCAAAACCGCCCCGTCTGAATTCACCCAGCATGCGCGCAACCCGGAAAAATCTGTTGTTGTCGGCGGCAAGAACATGGTTCTGGCACCAGTCTATGGCCCGCCGTTTGTACGCGATGCAAAAGGCGGCCGCCGTTACGCGACGCTGGATGATTTCCAGAAGTTCGTGAAGCTGGGTTATATGTCGAAGTGGCTGCACCACTCTGGTGGCACCGTTTGCGAGCCCACCGATGTGCCGGTGAACAAGCGTCACCTCGACATGCTGATGGCCCATATGACCCTGAGCGACAAGCCGTTCATGGGGTCGGTGACCGAACCGAGCCGGGCGCAGGATTCGATTGAGATGTGCGAAATCCTGTTTGGTAAGGACTTCGTGCGTGACAACACCGTGATGACCTCGCTGATCAACATCAACTCACCGATGACATTTGACGATGTGATGATGGGCGCGCTGGAGGTGTATGCGGCGCATAATCAGGCCTGCATTATTTCGCCCTTCATCGTCGGTGGCGCGATGGCGCCGGTGTCGGTTGCCGGCACGCTGGTGCAGGTTCTGGCCGAAGTTCTGGCCGGTGTCGCCTACAGCCAGTTGATCCGTCCCGGTGCGCCGGTGATCTTTGGTGCGATGGTGACCTCGATCGACATGAATTCCGGTGCGCCCACCTTTGGCACGCCCGAAGCCTCTCAGATCACTTATGGTGCAGGCCAGCTGGCCCGCCGTCTGGGCCTGCCGTTCCGGTCCGCCGGCTCCTTCTGCGGCTCCAAACTGCCGGACGCGCAGGCGGCTTATGAAACGGCCAACTCGCTCAATATGGGTCTGCTGGCCGGCGTGAATTTCCAGCTGCACTCCTGTGGTTGGCTTGAGGGCGGTCTGGTTGCGGACTTCGAGAAATTCGTGATGGACGCCGATCAGCTGGGTGCACTGCATGGTCTGGCCAAAGGTGTCGTGGTTGACGACGACACGCTGGCCATGGGCGCGATCCGCGAGGTTGGTCCGGGTGGTCACTATCTGGGCTGCGAACACACGCAGGCCAATTTCAAAACCGCGTTCTGGAAATCCGATCTCCTGGACTACAAGCCATTTGAGACCTGGGAAGAGGAAGGCGCGCGCGATACGGTTGCTCTGGCCAGCAATCGGGTGGAGACACTGCTGAACGCCTATGAGGCCCCGCCGCTGGATCCTGAGGTCCTGAGCAAGCTTGAAGCCTATGTTGCGGAGAAGAAAGCCTCCATGCCTGACGCGTTCATGTAG
- a CDS encoding DUF6456 domain-containing protein yields MQTMAVSGLPEWVPEEACRYLEHTEAGRSIRNLAKQAGCHPSTVLRQVRRVETRRDDPLVDAALASLAACHYAGDMPGPQPMSARALALGTVPTCAEAFESEAVEVLTCLNPQGAVLAVADGLEKAVVVREAAAGDKKVVVDRTLAEALALRDWIACPAPGRLSRYHITPEGRSALSQFVASRENRARSRLESTSLATRKTNRNRRRPRRARYGLGETPLHMLARLTDRDGTPFLTTDLVRAGERLREDFELAQVAEHLAQTSAQAREGDCGPTMPRRRRPGQAASAAKKRAAAALNALGEGLSDIVMRCCCHLEGLEAAERQLGWSARSGKVVLRIALQQLKLHYDAQQAQDELIG; encoded by the coding sequence ATGCAAACTATGGCTGTATCCGGCTTGCCGGAATGGGTGCCTGAGGAGGCGTGCCGATATCTTGAACATACCGAAGCGGGCCGATCGATCCGCAATCTTGCGAAACAGGCGGGCTGCCACCCGTCTACTGTGCTGCGACAAGTCCGACGTGTTGAAACCCGTCGCGATGATCCGCTGGTTGATGCGGCCTTGGCGTCGCTTGCGGCCTGTCACTATGCCGGAGACATGCCGGGCCCGCAGCCGATGTCAGCCCGTGCGCTGGCGCTGGGGACCGTGCCGACCTGCGCCGAGGCTTTTGAGAGCGAGGCTGTCGAAGTTCTGACCTGTCTCAACCCGCAGGGCGCAGTCCTTGCCGTGGCGGACGGGCTGGAGAAGGCGGTGGTGGTGCGCGAGGCAGCGGCTGGCGACAAGAAGGTCGTCGTTGACCGCACTCTGGCGGAGGCGTTGGCGTTGCGCGACTGGATTGCCTGTCCGGCACCCGGGCGGCTCAGCCGCTATCACATCACGCCGGAGGGGCGCAGTGCGCTCAGCCAGTTTGTGGCCAGCCGTGAAAACCGGGCCCGATCGCGGCTGGAAAGCACCAGTCTGGCGACGCGTAAAACCAACCGCAACCGGCGGCGCCCCCGGCGTGCCCGCTACGGTTTGGGGGAGACGCCGCTGCATATGTTGGCACGGCTGACAGATCGCGATGGCACACCGTTTCTGACAACCGATCTGGTGCGCGCGGGAGAGCGCCTGCGCGAGGATTTCGAACTGGCGCAGGTGGCAGAACATCTGGCGCAGACCTCGGCCCAGGCCCGCGAGGGCGATTGCGGTCCCACAATGCCCCGGCGCCGACGGCCGGGACAGGCCGCATCGGCGGCCAAAAAGCGAGCTGCCGCCGCGCTGAATGCGCTTGGCGAAGGGCTAAGTGATATCGTGATGCGCTGTTGTTGCCATCTGGAAGGCCTGGAAGCCGCTGAGCGCCAGCTGGGCTGGTCTGCCCGCTCCGGCAAGGTGGTGCTGCGCATCGCTCTGCAGCAGTTGAAACTACACTATGATGCGCAGCAGGCGCAGGATGAGCTAATCGGTTGA
- a CDS encoding OmpP1/FadL family transporter codes for MKRYLATSAALALASGSAMASGLDRTGQPIGIIFEEGTYAEFSIATTSADVSGNDLTTLNPFGSATGDVGDRFNMFGAGYKRDINDQLSFAVVLDQPWGVDVNYPVGSSLLLGGTTAVADSNAITALVRYKFNDNFSVHGGIRYQEIDGAINLAGGAYSSIGSQYNVKVNKDGAFGWVAGVAYEIPEIALRAALTYSSEIEHDFDLNETFANGVSVGTSTKTKTPQSVNLDLQTGIAEDTLLFGSIRWAEHSVTNLVVPGLSGQAGRSVDLIDLDDSVTYTLGVGRKFNENWSGSLAVIYADVDGDNLVSPLAPTHGYEAIRLGVQYTQDKMKISAGIRYTKLGDAIAAPGGAVGVANFRDNDAVSFGLKVGYSF; via the coding sequence ATGAAACGCTATCTTGCAACGTCAGCGGCGCTGGCGCTGGCTTCCGGCTCAGCCATGGCCAGCGGTCTTGACCGGACCGGCCAGCCGATTGGCATCATCTTCGAAGAAGGCACCTACGCCGAGTTTTCCATCGCCACGACGTCGGCTGATGTCTCGGGCAACGATCTGACAACTCTCAATCCTTTCGGGTCTGCGACCGGCGACGTTGGTGACCGCTTCAACATGTTCGGTGCCGGTTACAAGCGGGATATCAACGACCAGCTGTCCTTTGCAGTTGTCTTAGATCAGCCGTGGGGCGTAGACGTGAATTACCCGGTTGGAAGCTCGCTCCTTTTGGGCGGCACCACGGCAGTAGCCGATTCCAACGCAATCACTGCACTTGTTCGTTACAAATTTAACGACAACTTCAGCGTTCATGGCGGCATTCGTTACCAAGAGATCGACGGCGCGATTAACCTAGCGGGCGGCGCCTATTCCTCTATCGGCAGCCAATATAACGTGAAGGTCAACAAGGACGGTGCTTTTGGCTGGGTCGCGGGCGTAGCCTATGAGATCCCAGAAATCGCCCTGCGCGCGGCACTGACCTACAGCTCCGAAATCGAACATGATTTCGACCTGAACGAAACCTTTGCCAACGGCGTCTCAGTAGGAACATCGACGAAGACCAAGACACCGCAGTCGGTCAACCTGGACCTGCAAACAGGTATCGCAGAAGACACGCTGCTGTTTGGTAGCATTCGCTGGGCAGAGCACAGCGTCACCAACTTGGTTGTGCCGGGCCTCAGCGGTCAGGCCGGTCGTTCCGTAGACCTGATCGACCTTGATGACTCGGTCACCTACACGCTTGGCGTAGGTCGCAAATTCAACGAGAACTGGTCTGGTTCGCTTGCAGTAATCTATGCAGATGTTGATGGCGACAACCTCGTGTCACCGCTCGCGCCCACGCACGGCTATGAGGCAATCCGCCTTGGCGTGCAGTACACTCAGGATAAGATGAAGATCTCTGCCGGTATCCGCTATACCAAACTGGGGGACGCAATTGCCGCGCCCGGTGGTGCTGTGGGAGTCGCGAACTTTCGCGACAATGATGCGGTCAGCTTTGGCCTGAAGGTCGGCTACAGCTTCTGA
- the guaA gene encoding glutamine-hydrolyzing GMP synthase encodes MTETSHDSLLIIDFGSQVTQLIARRLRELNVYCEIHPYQNVTMDFVREMAPKAVIFSGGPDSVTRDGSPRAPQEIFDLGVPILGICYGQQVMMHQLGGKVLSGHGTAEFGRAYVTPTVSSLPLLDGWFADDSDREQVWMSHGDHVSEIAPGFEVYGTSPNAPFAITADVSRNFYAVQFHPEVHHTPNGAKLYENFVKIAGFTGDWTMGAYREQAIQAIRDQVGDKKVICGLSGGVDSSVAAILIHEAIGDQLTCVFVDHGLLRKNEAEEVVTMFRDNYNIQLIHADEQELFLGELDGQSDPETKRKIIGKLFIDVFQKHANTIEGAEFLAQGTLYPDVIESVSFSGGPSVTIKSHHNVGGLPEKMGLRLVEPLRELFKDEVRALGRELGLPQSFIGRHPFPGPGLAIRCPGEITREKLEILREADAIYIDQIRKHGLYDEIWQAFVAILPVRTVGVMGDGRTYDYACALRAVTSVDGMTADYYPFSHDFLGETATRIINEVKGINRCTYDITSKPPGTIEWE; translated from the coding sequence ATGACAGAGACATCCCACGACAGCCTTCTCATCATCGACTTTGGCAGCCAGGTGACGCAGCTGATCGCGCGCCGCCTCCGCGAGCTGAATGTCTATTGTGAAATCCATCCCTACCAGAATGTCACTATGGACTTTGTGCGCGAGATGGCGCCCAAGGCGGTGATTTTCTCCGGTGGCCCCGACAGCGTGACCCGCGACGGCAGCCCCCGCGCCCCGCAGGAGATCTTTGATCTTGGCGTGCCGATCCTGGGCATTTGTTACGGCCAGCAAGTGATGATGCATCAGCTGGGCGGCAAGGTGCTGTCCGGCCATGGCACCGCCGAGTTTGGTCGCGCCTATGTGACCCCAACAGTCAGCAGCCTGCCTCTGCTGGATGGTTGGTTTGCCGACGACAGCGACCGTGAACAGGTCTGGATGAGCCACGGCGACCACGTCAGTGAGATTGCACCCGGGTTTGAGGTCTACGGCACCTCCCCCAACGCGCCCTTCGCGATCACCGCAGATGTCAGCCGCAATTTCTACGCGGTGCAATTCCACCCGGAGGTGCACCATACCCCGAATGGTGCCAAGCTCTACGAGAACTTCGTGAAGATCGCTGGCTTCACCGGCGACTGGACGATGGGCGCCTACCGTGAGCAGGCAATCCAGGCAATCCGCGATCAGGTGGGCGACAAGAAGGTCATCTGCGGCCTGTCCGGCGGCGTCGACAGTTCGGTGGCTGCGATCCTCATCCATGAGGCAATCGGCGATCAGCTGACCTGTGTATTTGTGGACCATGGCCTGCTGCGCAAGAATGAGGCAGAAGAGGTCGTCACGATGTTCCGTGACAATTACAACATTCAGCTGATCCACGCGGATGAGCAGGAGTTGTTCCTGGGCGAGCTGGACGGTCAGTCGGACCCCGAAACCAAGCGAAAGATCATCGGCAAGCTGTTCATCGACGTGTTCCAGAAACACGCAAATACTATCGAAGGCGCCGAATTCCTGGCACAGGGCACCCTGTACCCTGATGTGATTGAATCGGTGTCCTTTTCCGGCGGCCCGTCAGTCACCATCAAGAGCCACCACAATGTCGGCGGCCTGCCGGAGAAGATGGGTCTCAGGCTGGTCGAACCGCTGCGCGAGCTGTTCAAGGACGAGGTCCGTGCGCTCGGTCGCGAACTAGGCCTGCCGCAGAGTTTCATCGGTCGCCACCCCTTCCCCGGACCGGGTCTTGCCATCCGCTGTCCCGGTGAGATCACCCGCGAGAAGCTGGAAATCCTGCGCGAAGCCGATGCGATCTATATCGACCAGATTCGCAAGCATGGTCTCTATGATGAGATCTGGCAGGCCTTCGTTGCGATCCTGCCGGTCCGCACCGTGGGTGTGATGGGCGACGGGCGCACCTATGATTATGCCTGCGCCCTGCGCGCGGTGACATCAGTCGACGGCATGACCGCGGATTACTATCCGTTCAGCCACGACTTCCTCGGTGAAACCGCCACCCGGATCATCAACGAGGTGAAGGGCATCAATCGGTGCACCTATGACATCACATCGAAGCCTCCGGGCACCATTGAGTGGGAATAA
- a CDS encoding sulfotransferase family protein, producing the protein MIICHPLKLIFIKTKKVGGTSFEIALSSYCDESSIITPISPKDEESRRELGYPGPQNHQSQIWPDGNEGRQAFFNHMTAGQIRAAVPQGIWESYTKITIWRDPCDAIISRYYSEGMDKRNIPFDQFVGHFRSVLSENRRIAPLNGPNSPDIFLRYEHLEEDINALGIDDLWTRFSSLSAKGALRPPSGADPATVFAAHPDAADLIEQEAADEIARFGYARPVATPDPAALKRTTASASGAIPSGSDTSSDPRPDFIFTLSAGRTGTAWLARFLGENMNIPSVHEPFGLDDYGTRLPSIGHMRRFNTYGMNGPVCNFWEGRLGELQAPYAESNHTLGKCGLIEALVDHGLAPRTTIIILRRNLAKQIASYINRNDFFNITVPWQWYLHPTYPNKIVDPTSLKHLGDVGSAIWYALEMEARYAYYKNIYGSQLHFLETTLEEATTPDGAAHLLRALGHTRRAKLPPKTNVSPQSNHITDTLIAEVETLLARINFNAEEAAKDFIQRGNRLDVPALPVQDGTAGTVAAE; encoded by the coding sequence ATGATCATCTGCCATCCGCTCAAACTTATTTTCATCAAGACAAAGAAGGTTGGCGGAACCTCATTTGAGATCGCACTGTCTAGCTATTGCGACGAAAGCAGCATCATCACACCAATCAGCCCAAAGGATGAAGAGAGCCGGAGGGAGTTGGGCTATCCTGGGCCTCAGAACCATCAATCGCAAATCTGGCCGGATGGAAATGAGGGCAGGCAAGCATTTTTCAACCACATGACCGCCGGGCAGATCCGCGCGGCTGTTCCGCAGGGTATCTGGGAGAGTTACACAAAGATCACGATCTGGCGTGACCCCTGTGATGCGATCATCTCGCGCTATTACTCGGAGGGGATGGACAAGCGCAATATTCCATTCGACCAGTTTGTCGGGCACTTCCGCAGCGTCTTAAGCGAGAACCGTCGCATCGCGCCGCTGAATGGCCCGAACAGCCCCGACATCTTTCTGCGTTACGAGCATCTTGAGGAGGATATCAACGCGCTGGGTATCGACGACCTATGGACGCGGTTCTCAAGCCTGAGCGCGAAGGGCGCGCTTCGTCCCCCAAGCGGCGCCGATCCGGCAACCGTCTTTGCCGCACATCCTGATGCCGCTGATCTGATTGAGCAGGAAGCCGCGGATGAAATTGCCCGCTTCGGCTACGCCCGTCCGGTGGCAACGCCAGATCCAGCGGCACTCAAGCGCACAACGGCCTCTGCATCTGGTGCCATACCCTCAGGCAGCGACACCTCCTCTGATCCTCGGCCTGATTTCATCTTCACCCTCTCTGCCGGGCGCACCGGCACGGCCTGGCTCGCGCGTTTTCTCGGCGAGAACATGAATATTCCATCGGTGCATGAACCCTTTGGCCTAGATGATTATGGCACTCGCCTGCCTAGTATCGGCCATATGCGGCGTTTCAATACCTACGGCATGAACGGACCTGTCTGCAATTTTTGGGAGGGCAGGCTTGGCGAGCTTCAAGCCCCCTACGCCGAAAGCAATCACACCTTGGGAAAATGCGGGCTCATTGAGGCCCTTGTTGACCACGGTCTTGCACCGCGTACAACCATCATCATCCTGCGCCGCAACCTTGCCAAACAAATCGCGAGCTACATCAATCGCAATGATTTTTTCAACATTACAGTGCCTTGGCAATGGTACCTGCATCCGACCTATCCCAACAAAATTGTGGATCCGACCTCTCTGAAACATCTGGGAGACGTTGGCTCAGCGATCTGGTATGCCTTGGAGATGGAGGCGCGATATGCCTACTATAAAAATATTTACGGCAGTCAACTCCACTTTTTGGAAACGACATTAGAAGAAGCCACCACTCCAGATGGCGCGGCGCATTTACTTCGGGCGCTGGGGCATACACGACGCGCAAAACTGCCGCCTAAAACGAATGTATCACCGCAAAGCAATCATATAACTGATACACTTATTGCTGAGGTGGAAACGCTGCTTGCACGGATAAATTTCAACGCGGAAGAGGCTGCCAAGGACTTTATCCAACGCGGGAACCGGCTTGATGTACCAGCCCTGCCAGTCCAAGATGGGACGGCCGGGACGGTTGCTGCCGAATAG
- a CDS encoding DMT family transporter, translating to MGQNDQRIGTAAIWMIGAIVSFSSMAIAGREAGLSLDTFEIMTYRSAVGLVIVVVVLTATGSWRQVRRDRLGLHIIRNAAHFTGQNLWFFAVTLIPLAQVFALEFTSPLWVLMLSPLLLGEALTKPRVLAAALGFIGILIVARPSPETLNLGVIAAASSAVFFALTIMFTKRLTRHEPISSILLWLTLMQLAMGLAISGWDGAIAIPNAATALWLLVIGCAGLAAHFCVTKALAIAPATVVVPIDFARLPTIAVAGMLIYGEALNLWILLGAVVIFCANYINILDAAGRLRAHSEHGRSA from the coding sequence ATGGGACAGAACGACCAACGGATAGGAACAGCTGCGATCTGGATGATCGGGGCGATTGTCTCCTTCTCCTCGATGGCGATTGCCGGACGGGAAGCCGGTTTGAGCCTCGACACATTTGAGATCATGACCTACCGCAGTGCTGTCGGCCTGGTGATCGTCGTCGTGGTTCTGACCGCCACGGGCAGCTGGCGACAGGTGCGCCGCGACCGGCTGGGCCTGCATATCATCCGCAATGCCGCCCATTTCACCGGGCAAAATCTGTGGTTCTTTGCTGTGACCCTGATCCCGCTGGCACAGGTTTTTGCGCTGGAATTCACCTCCCCGCTCTGGGTGCTGATGCTGTCGCCGCTGCTTCTGGGCGAAGCGCTGACAAAACCCCGCGTGCTCGCGGCCGCTCTTGGTTTCATCGGTATCCTGATTGTTGCACGTCCAAGCCCGGAGACCCTGAACCTCGGCGTGATCGCCGCGGCCAGCTCCGCTGTCTTCTTCGCGCTCACCATCATGTTCACCAAGCGGCTGACCCGGCATGAGCCGATCAGCTCGATCCTGCTATGGCTGACCTTGATGCAGCTGGCTATGGGTCTGGCGATATCTGGCTGGGACGGGGCGATTGCAATCCCAAATGCCGCAACGGCACTTTGGTTGCTGGTCATCGGCTGCGCCGGGTTGGCCGCGCATTTTTGCGTGACCAAGGCGCTCGCGATCGCCCCTGCCACCGTTGTTGTGCCCATCGATTTCGCCCGCCTGCCCACCATCGCTGTAGCCGGAATGTTGATTTATGGAGAAGCGCTTAACCTGTGGATCTTGTTGGGCGCGGTAGTGATCTTCTGCGCCAATTACATCAATATTCTCGATGCGGCCGGGCGTTTGCGTGCGCATTCAGAACACGGACGATCAGCCTGA
- a CDS encoding peroxiredoxin, protein MKAGVKLPDVTFRTRVRDESVGGPNPFRWEDKTTADYFAGKRVVLFSLPGAFTPTCSTYQLPGFEKGFADFQAEGIDAIYCMSVNDSFVMNKWAESQNLKNVGVIPDGSGEFTRRIGMLVAKDNLGFGNRSWRYAAIVDNGVVEAWFEEPGLCDNHGEDPYGVSSPETVLEHLKTAKAEVAA, encoded by the coding sequence ATGAAAGCTGGCGTAAAACTGCCCGACGTGACCTTCCGCACCCGTGTTCGTGACGAGTCTGTAGGCGGTCCGAATCCGTTCCGCTGGGAAGACAAAACCACCGCCGACTATTTTGCCGGCAAGCGCGTTGTGCTGTTCTCCCTGCCAGGCGCCTTCACCCCCACCTGCTCGACCTATCAGTTGCCCGGCTTTGAAAAAGGCTTTGCCGACTTCCAGGCCGAAGGCATTGATGCAATCTACTGCATGTCGGTGAACGACAGCTTTGTGATGAACAAATGGGCCGAATCCCAGAACCTCAAAAACGTCGGCGTGATCCCCGATGGTTCCGGCGAATTCACCCGCCGCATTGGCATGCTGGTGGCCAAGGACAACCTGGGCTTTGGCAATCGCTCCTGGCGCTATGCGGCCATCGTCGACAATGGTGTGGTCGAAGCATGGTTCGAAGAGCCGGGCCTCTGCGACAACCATGGCGAAGACCCATATGGTGTGTCCTCGCCGGAAACTGTTCTGGAGCACCTGAAGACCGCCAAGGCCGAGGTCGCGGCCTGA